From the Chthoniobacterales bacterium genome, one window contains:
- a CDS encoding lmo0937 family membrane protein, translated as MLWTIFVILLVLYVLGLVSSYTMGGFIHLLLVIAVVVLIINLISGRRGV; from the coding sequence ATGCTCTGGACTATCTTCGTTATCTTGCTGGTGCTCTATGTTCTAGGACTCGTCAGTTCCTATACAATGGGCGGTTTTATTCATCTTCTGCTCGTCATCGCAGTCGTCGTTCTGATCATCAATTTGATCTCCGGCCGGCGGGGGGTCTGA
- a CDS encoding cytochrome c3 family protein: MANFFPRWSNWLPLKISICGVVIVCGLTAGTWYYITPKYTRVGYQPVQPVPFPHDIHVSQLGMDCRYCHSFVDVAAHSNLPNTQTCMACHTQVQKDNPKLEPIRASWKTGQPVEWVQLHRTPDYVYYNHAAHVNRGISCASCHGEVNHMPVVYHAKPHSMAWCLECHRHPEKFLRPETQITNLDWKPESEKPADFVAKYGQPKEAKDDWSKKEKLTQQEIGQTLKERWNIQPPLNCQGCHR; the protein is encoded by the coding sequence ATGGCGAATTTTTTTCCACGATGGTCCAACTGGCTGCCGCTTAAGATTTCCATTTGCGGCGTCGTGATCGTTTGCGGCCTGACCGCGGGGACGTGGTACTATATTACGCCAAAATACACGCGGGTCGGCTATCAGCCCGTCCAGCCGGTTCCGTTTCCGCACGACATTCACGTCTCGCAGCTCGGAATGGATTGCCGGTATTGCCACAGCTTCGTGGACGTAGCGGCGCATTCGAACCTGCCGAACACGCAGACCTGCATGGCGTGCCACACGCAGGTGCAGAAGGACAATCCGAAGCTGGAGCCGATCCGGGCGAGCTGGAAGACCGGGCAGCCGGTTGAATGGGTGCAGCTCCATCGCACGCCCGATTACGTTTATTACAATCACGCGGCCCACGTGAATCGCGGGATCAGTTGCGCCAGCTGCCATGGCGAGGTCAATCACATGCCGGTAGTTTATCACGCGAAGCCCCATAGCATGGCGTGGTGTCTCGAATGTCATCGCCACCCGGAGAAGTTTCTCCGTCCGGAAACCCAGATCACTAACCTGGATTGGAAACCGGAATCGGAAAAACCGGCGGACTTTGTGGCCAAGTACGGCCAGCCAAAAGAGGCCAAGGACGATTGGTCGAAGAAAGAAAAGCTGACCCAACAGGAGATTGGCCAGACGTTGAAAGAACGTTGGAACATTCAGCCTCCGCTCAATTGCCAGGGGTGCCACCGATGA
- a CDS encoding cupredoxin domain-containing protein, protein MKTLILVIAAVTFCTGISRAAEGQKINVTMSEYKFEMPSTVKAGKTTFVIKNAGKHAHSFAIKGEGINKKLATNPKPGQTQTLEVNLKPGTYVVTCPVDFHTAKGMKTTLTVK, encoded by the coding sequence ATGAAGACATTAATTTTGGTTATCGCTGCGGTCACCTTTTGCACGGGAATATCGCGGGCGGCAGAAGGTCAAAAAATCAACGTGACGATGTCAGAATATAAATTCGAGATGCCGTCCACGGTGAAGGCGGGTAAAACGACATTCGTAATCAAGAACGCCGGCAAACATGCGCATAGCTTCGCGATCAAAGGCGAAGGCATTAACAAAAAGCTGGCGACAAATCCGAAGCCTGGGCAAACGCAAACATTAGAAGTGAATCTGAAGCCCGGCACGTATGTGGTCACCTGCCCGGTGGACTTTCATACCGCCAAAGGAATGAAAACCACCCTGACGGTGAAGTAG
- a CDS encoding amidohydrolase encodes MNEHQPRAEAIAVKGDRIVFVGSNAEAKKYQTETARTVDLGGKTVVPGLTDSHCHIFGIGERELTLNLEGTNTLEDFLAKVKERIAKTEKGKWVTGRGWIETFWKPAQFPTRADLDKIAPENPVFLTRADGHAAIANSAALRIAKIDRQTPNPFGGEILRDKGTGEATGMLLDHAQELVHKNVPKPTEAERREAFVVGVKRELSLGWCEIQNAGSNLEDLPPIRQALEAGQCKIRVYNAVYAPGPAGAALLRDGPVLNQFDHRFTQRTIKVVFDGALGSRGAALLEPYSDAPETSGYLTQKESELQPIFEEALRKGVQIETHAIGDRANRLILDLYEKAMIAVPNTKRKMREPRWRIEHAQILSAQDIPRFASINVIASMQPSHAISDLFFAPARLGKERLAGAYAWQSLLKSGAIICCGSDAPVERGEPMIEFYAAVARKSIKGESLDGWHPEQAVTREQALKMFTLAPAYAAFEENDKGSIEPGKLADLTVLSADIMKIAEPEILTTKCAMTVIGGEVVYERK; translated from the coding sequence ATGAACGAACACCAGCCACGAGCCGAAGCGATTGCGGTGAAGGGTGATCGAATCGTTTTCGTAGGCTCAAACGCCGAAGCGAAGAAATATCAGACCGAGACGGCCCGGACCGTCGATCTCGGCGGCAAGACCGTCGTCCCCGGCCTGACGGATTCGCATTGCCACATTTTCGGCATCGGCGAGCGCGAGCTGACTTTGAACCTGGAAGGCACGAACACGCTCGAAGATTTTCTCGCGAAAGTGAAGGAGCGGATCGCGAAGACGGAGAAGGGAAAATGGGTCACCGGCCGCGGCTGGATCGAGACGTTCTGGAAACCGGCGCAGTTCCCCACCCGCGCGGATCTCGATAAGATCGCGCCCGAGAATCCGGTTTTCCTGACTCGGGCGGACGGCCACGCCGCGATCGCCAACAGCGCTGCCTTGCGCATCGCGAAAATCGACAGGCAAACGCCAAATCCATTTGGCGGCGAAATTTTGCGCGACAAGGGAACCGGGGAAGCGACCGGCATGTTGCTCGATCACGCCCAGGAACTGGTCCACAAAAATGTTCCAAAACCGACAGAAGCGGAGCGCCGGGAAGCGTTCGTCGTGGGCGTAAAGCGCGAGCTGTCGTTAGGCTGGTGCGAGATTCAGAATGCGGGCAGCAATCTCGAAGATCTTCCGCCGATCCGGCAGGCGTTGGAGGCGGGCCAATGCAAGATTCGGGTTTACAACGCCGTCTACGCGCCCGGACCGGCCGGAGCAGCATTATTAAGAGACGGCCCGGTGCTTAACCAGTTCGATCACCGTTTCACCCAGCGGACGATCAAGGTCGTTTTCGATGGTGCGCTCGGCTCGCGCGGGGCGGCATTGCTGGAGCCATACTCCGACGCGCCGGAAACCTCAGGCTACCTCACGCAAAAGGAATCTGAACTCCAGCCAATTTTCGAGGAAGCACTCCGGAAAGGCGTTCAGATCGAAACCCACGCCATCGGCGATCGCGCGAACCGGCTCATCCTCGACCTCTACGAAAAAGCGATGATCGCCGTCCCAAACACAAAACGAAAAATGCGTGAGCCGCGCTGGCGCATCGAGCACGCCCAGATTCTCAGCGCGCAAGACATCCCGCGTTTCGCCAGCATCAATGTCATCGCGTCGATGCAACCATCCCACGCCATCAGCGACCTCTTTTTCGCGCCGGCTCGTCTCGGCAAAGAACGCCTCGCCGGCGCCTACGCCTGGCAAAGCCTCCTTAAGTCGGGCGCGATCATCTGCTGCGGCTCCGACGCTCCCGTCGAACGGGGCGAACCGATGATCGAATTCTACGCCGCCGTCGCCCGCAAGAGCATCAAAGGCGAATCGCTCGATGGCTGGCACCCGGAGCAGGCCGTTACCCGCGAGCAAGCGCTTAAGATGTTCACCCTCGCTCCGGCCTATGCCGCCTTCGAAGAGAACGACAAAGGCTCGATCGAACCCGGCAAGCTCGCCGATCTCACCGTCCTTTCCGCCGACATCATGAAGATCGCGGAGCCGGAAATTCTGACGACCAAGTGCGCCATGACCGTGATCGGCGGCGAGGTGGTTTACGAAAGAAAATAA
- a CDS encoding GDYXXLXY domain-containing protein: MKHWRLIVFVLVALAQLAAPASLIWKRETTLRSGSVWKFRTAPVDPVDVFRGRYVALQFDIETQEVTRPAAAGNHETFFVTLKQGAEGFAEIDQVSVVAPARDDFLTVQLSGNKVALPFDKYWVTERDAPAAEAAYRAQSRRDKRNAFVTVRVFRGDAAIEMLYLDNKPLGDYLRATAK; encoded by the coding sequence GTGAAACACTGGCGGCTCATCGTTTTTGTTCTGGTCGCGCTCGCTCAGCTCGCGGCGCCGGCTTCGCTGATTTGGAAACGGGAAACCACCTTGCGGAGCGGCAGCGTTTGGAAATTCCGAACCGCTCCCGTCGATCCGGTGGACGTCTTTCGCGGTCGCTACGTCGCGCTTCAATTCGACATCGAAACCCAGGAGGTGACCCGGCCTGCCGCCGCGGGAAATCACGAAACATTTTTCGTCACCCTTAAACAGGGCGCTGAAGGCTTCGCCGAAATCGACCAGGTTTCGGTAGTGGCGCCCGCCCGCGATGATTTCCTCACGGTGCAGTTAAGTGGAAACAAAGTCGCGCTGCCGTTCGACAAATATTGGGTCACTGAACGCGATGCGCCCGCAGCCGAAGCTGCCTACCGCGCGCAAAGCCGGCGGGATAAGCGGAACGCTTTCGTGACGGTCCGCGTCTTCCGCGGTGACGCTGCCATCGAGATGCTCTATCTCGATAATAAGCCGCTCGGCGATTATCTGCGGGCGACCGCGAAATGA
- the murQ gene encoding N-acetylmuramic acid 6-phosphate etherase, with the protein MSERILGVEGGGTKTSWALVESEGGSFSVTKQGKLPPSNFRLVSPERLRAIFQQMPREADRVGMFLAGCATEEDRIELRKLGAEIWPNAKIIAGSDRDSGLAAALGRGDGIAVNAGTGASVTGRRGDRIEKAGGWGHILGDAGGGYSLALQALRFILREYDLHRGEAQFTATILRALSLNSRDDLVRWAQTADKNDVAGLAPVVLECAMNGDESVMKIVEEGAGVLSEYTSAVATRLGLLAPKVILLGGLFQRDGVYVHAFKRRLKKNLSDARVSMSDQSPELGAAWLVAHADEHPAVTVKPSAAETENLARALTEQRNPRSENLEKLGAEALVELFVEEETFVQEALRKEKASLARAIEMATKALRNKGRLFYVGAGTSGRLGVLDASEIPPTFSASPEMVQGIIAGGMAALSRSVEGAEDESGSGALAIQERGVTASDVVCGITASGRAPFVLGALTEAKKRGAQTILLTCNPQRERRPDCDLEIDLATGPELLTGSTRLKAGTATKVALNLISTGAMIGLGKVRGNLMIDLTTSNAKLRDRAVRLVANLAKCDQAQAAERLEAHGWNVRAALG; encoded by the coding sequence GTGAGCGAGCGCATTCTCGGCGTGGAAGGCGGCGGGACGAAAACGTCCTGGGCACTCGTCGAATCGGAAGGCGGCTCCTTTTCCGTAACCAAACAAGGCAAGCTGCCTCCGTCCAATTTCCGACTGGTCTCGCCCGAGCGTTTGCGCGCGATCTTCCAGCAGATGCCACGGGAAGCGGACCGGGTAGGAATGTTTCTCGCCGGCTGCGCGACCGAAGAAGACCGGATCGAATTACGGAAACTGGGAGCGGAGATCTGGCCGAACGCGAAGATCATAGCGGGCAGCGATCGCGATTCCGGTCTGGCGGCGGCGCTGGGCCGAGGCGACGGGATCGCGGTCAATGCCGGGACGGGCGCGTCGGTCACGGGCCGGCGCGGCGACCGCATCGAAAAGGCAGGCGGCTGGGGCCATATTCTCGGAGACGCGGGCGGCGGCTATTCACTGGCGCTCCAGGCGCTTCGCTTCATTTTGCGCGAATACGATCTCCACCGCGGCGAAGCGCAATTCACCGCCACCATCCTTCGCGCCTTGAGTCTCAACAGTCGCGACGATCTGGTTCGCTGGGCCCAGACCGCGGACAAGAACGACGTCGCCGGTCTGGCGCCGGTCGTTTTGGAATGCGCGATGAATGGCGACGAAAGCGTCATGAAAATAGTCGAGGAAGGGGCCGGGGTCCTGAGCGAGTACACGTCGGCCGTAGCGACCCGCCTCGGTTTGCTCGCCCCGAAAGTGATTTTGCTGGGCGGTCTTTTCCAGCGCGACGGCGTTTATGTTCACGCCTTCAAACGGCGGTTGAAAAAGAACCTCTCGGACGCGCGGGTCTCGATGAGCGACCAATCGCCGGAGCTCGGCGCGGCCTGGCTGGTGGCGCATGCCGACGAGCATCCAGCCGTGACGGTGAAGCCGTCCGCCGCGGAGACCGAGAATCTGGCGCGAGCGCTGACTGAGCAACGCAATCCGCGCTCGGAAAATCTAGAGAAACTCGGCGCGGAGGCGCTGGTCGAACTCTTTGTTGAGGAAGAGACCTTCGTCCAGGAAGCGCTTCGGAAAGAGAAAGCTTCACTCGCGCGCGCGATCGAAATGGCGACCAAGGCGTTGCGGAACAAAGGCCGGCTCTTTTACGTCGGCGCGGGAACGAGTGGGCGCCTGGGCGTGCTCGATGCCAGCGAGATTCCGCCCACATTCAGTGCTTCGCCGGAAATGGTGCAGGGAATCATTGCCGGCGGTATGGCCGCGCTGTCACGGAGTGTCGAGGGCGCGGAAGACGAATCGGGGAGCGGGGCGCTCGCGATCCAGGAGCGTGGCGTGACCGCCAGCGATGTTGTCTGCGGGATCACGGCAAGCGGCCGGGCGCCGTTTGTTCTGGGCGCGCTGACCGAGGCGAAAAAGCGTGGCGCCCAAACGATCCTGTTGACCTGCAATCCGCAGCGGGAGCGGCGGCCGGATTGCGATCTCGAAATCGACCTCGCGACTGGTCCTGAATTGCTTACCGGCTCGACCCGGCTGAAGGCCGGTACCGCAACGAAGGTTGCGCTCAATCTGATCAGCACAGGCGCCATGATCGGCCTGGGCAAGGTGCGCGGGAACCTGATGATCGACCTGACAACCTCGAACGCGAAGCTGCGCGATCGCGCGGTCCGCCTGGTAGCGAACCTGGCGAAGTGCGATCAGGCGCAAGCAGCCGAGCGCCTGGAAGCGCACGGCTGGAATGTCCGGGCTGCCCTAGGCTAG
- a CDS encoding KamA family radical SAM protein has translation MLTLAPGKMDGKEFVSHAPGYWPATPLELWNDWKWQLKNRVTSLAQLEQHLELSNEERAGVLLSGDKLALAVTPHFFNLIERDNPDCPIRRQVIPRIEETWTSPYDMVDPCGEDSHMPVPGLVHRYPDRVLFLVTDRCASYCRYCTRSRVVSGAGEQELHTDFEEAFRYLEQHTEVRDVLLSGGDALLFSDDKLEKILSRLRAIPHIEFLRIGTRVPIFLPQRITPELCAMLAKYHPLWMSVHVNHPRELTVEVKQALERLANAGIPLGNQSVLLAGVNDNIETMKTLVQKLLMCRVRPYYIYQCDLITGSSHLRSSVAKGIEIIEGLRGHTTGYGVPQFVIDAPGGGGKVPINPGYVLYHDNEKIVIRNYEGKIFEYPETGADPSVQFAPQREYHDEYLYS, from the coding sequence ATGCTTACTCTTGCCCCTGGGAAAATGGATGGAAAAGAGTTCGTTTCGCACGCGCCCGGCTATTGGCCGGCGACTCCGCTGGAACTCTGGAACGATTGGAAATGGCAGCTCAAAAATCGGGTCACTTCCCTGGCTCAACTTGAGCAGCACCTGGAGCTCTCGAATGAGGAGCGCGCCGGCGTGCTCCTTTCCGGCGACAAGCTCGCCCTGGCCGTTACCCCGCACTTTTTTAACCTGATCGAGCGCGATAATCCTGATTGCCCGATTCGCCGCCAGGTCATCCCGCGGATCGAGGAAACCTGGACGTCGCCCTACGACATGGTCGACCCGTGTGGGGAAGATTCCCATATGCCGGTGCCGGGATTGGTGCATCGATATCCCGATCGCGTCCTCTTCCTCGTGACGGACCGTTGCGCGAGTTACTGCCGGTATTGCACCCGGAGCAGAGTGGTCAGCGGCGCCGGCGAACAGGAATTGCACACCGATTTCGAGGAGGCCTTTCGTTATCTCGAACAACATACCGAAGTGCGCGACGTCCTGCTTTCGGGTGGCGACGCCCTCCTCTTCAGCGACGACAAGCTGGAGAAAATCCTGAGCCGTTTGCGGGCGATCCCACACATTGAGTTTCTCAGAATCGGCACCCGCGTCCCGATCTTCCTGCCGCAACGCATCACTCCCGAGCTCTGCGCCATGCTGGCGAAATACCATCCGCTCTGGATGAGTGTGCACGTTAATCATCCCCGGGAGCTGACCGTGGAAGTGAAACAAGCCCTCGAACGGCTGGCGAACGCCGGCATTCCGCTGGGCAACCAAAGCGTTCTTCTCGCCGGCGTGAATGACAACATCGAGACGATGAAGACGCTCGTGCAAAAGCTCCTGATGTGCCGGGTCCGACCGTACTACATTTACCAATGCGACCTGATCACCGGCTCATCTCATCTGCGCTCCTCTGTCGCGAAAGGAATTGAGATCATCGAAGGCTTGCGCGGCCATACGACCGGTTACGGTGTGCCCCAGTTCGTGATCGACGCTCCCGGTGGCGGCGGCAAGGTGCCGATCAATCCTGGTTACGTGTTGTATCACGACAACGAGAAGATCGTGATCCGCAATTACGAAGGCAAAATCTTCGAATACCCCGAGACCGGCGCCGATCCATCCGTTCAGTTCGCTCCCCAGCGCGAGTACCACGACGAGTATCTTTACTCGTAG
- a CDS encoding DUF2157 domain-containing protein, whose product MRGADRSGIRWLQAELPELVASGVLSAEAADALRQHYSSAPSDSPRRIGFVLSAILGSLLIGAGIILLVAHNWDFFSRPIRCAIAFTPLALSVALGGFVLWRRSGSPAWRESAAILNVAGIGTAIALVSQTYQIQGDFARFILAWMLLALPTVYLFQSSVGLAAWFVGATVWVMSSKNSDLLGFRPNDLWVWPILALGLPLFISICRENRNGYRALLALIAIAIAAAFSLGQTDELGAQSFWRCSFAAYWTIVYLVGAVCFRDWRATRPHPFVAIGWIGVLSMTIVLSFRDTWRTHSWQTAVDFTTRHYPDALSAGIQIAWVAAALGLAGYGCWKVRETNLAPAALTPVALAAWLIAKRFGDPLVPSLLMNAFALGLGIFTLLRGIRAGRVFEANFGMLVIASLATARFFDSDFEFVVRGIAFIAIGLGFLVTNLVVLKRKARP is encoded by the coding sequence ATGCGCGGGGCTGACCGCTCGGGGATTCGCTGGCTTCAGGCCGAGCTTCCGGAATTGGTCGCGAGCGGTGTCCTGAGCGCCGAGGCGGCCGACGCCCTGCGGCAGCATTATTCCTCCGCGCCATCGGATTCGCCGCGCCGGATCGGGTTTGTTCTCTCCGCGATTCTGGGCTCGTTGCTGATCGGCGCCGGGATCATCCTCCTCGTCGCGCATAACTGGGATTTTTTCAGCCGGCCGATCCGGTGCGCGATCGCCTTTACGCCGCTGGCGCTCAGCGTCGCGCTCGGTGGTTTCGTCTTGTGGCGTCGAAGCGGTTCCCCCGCGTGGCGGGAGAGCGCCGCGATCCTGAATGTCGCTGGGATCGGCACCGCCATCGCGCTCGTCAGCCAGACCTACCAGATCCAGGGCGATTTCGCCCGATTCATTCTCGCCTGGATGCTGCTCGCGCTGCCGACGGTTTATCTCTTCCAAAGCAGTGTCGGGCTCGCGGCCTGGTTTGTCGGCGCCACCGTCTGGGTCATGTCGTCCAAGAACAGCGATTTACTCGGGTTCCGTCCTAACGACCTTTGGGTCTGGCCGATTCTCGCGCTTGGTCTCCCCTTGTTTATCTCGATCTGCCGCGAGAACCGTAACGGTTATCGGGCGCTGCTCGCCCTGATCGCAATCGCGATCGCGGCCGCGTTTTCACTGGGCCAGACCGACGAGTTGGGCGCGCAGTCATTCTGGCGGTGTTCGTTCGCGGCCTACTGGACCATTGTCTATCTCGTCGGCGCGGTTTGTTTTCGCGATTGGCGCGCGACCCGGCCGCATCCGTTCGTGGCGATTGGATGGATCGGAGTTCTTTCGATGACAATCGTTCTCTCCTTCCGCGACACCTGGCGCACTCACTCCTGGCAAACCGCGGTGGACTTCACGACGCGTCATTATCCCGATGCGCTTTCCGCCGGCATTCAAATTGCGTGGGTGGCCGCGGCGCTCGGCCTCGCTGGCTATGGCTGCTGGAAAGTGAGGGAGACGAATCTCGCGCCGGCTGCGCTTACGCCGGTGGCGCTGGCCGCCTGGCTCATCGCCAAACGCTTCGGTGATCCGCTCGTTCCATCTTTACTCATGAACGCCTTCGCCCTCGGTCTCGGCATTTTCACTCTCCTGCGCGGAATTCGGGCCGGCCGGGTATTCGAGGCGAATTTCGGGATGCTCGTTATCGCCAGCCTGGCGACGGCGCGATTTTTCGACAGCGACTTCGAGTTCGTCGTCCGGGGCATTGCGTTTATCGCCATCGGGCTTGGGTTCTTGGTTACGAACCTGGTCGTTTTGAAAAGGAAAGCGCGCCCGTGA
- a CDS encoding DUF3185 domain-containing protein → MKPAGIVGIILIAIGIIALAYGGFSYTKREKIIDAGPLQVSADREKTVPFPPILGGICLIGGIVLVLAGNRKA, encoded by the coding sequence ATGAAACCCGCTGGAATTGTCGGGATCATCCTGATCGCGATCGGCATCATCGCCCTCGCTTACGGGGGCTTCAGCTACACGAAACGCGAGAAGATTATTGATGCCGGTCCCCTCCAGGTGAGCGCGGACCGAGAAAAGACCGTCCCGTTTCCGCCCATCCTGGGTGGTATCTGCCTGATCGGCGGAATCGTGTTGGTCCTCGCCGGGAACAGGAAAGCGTAG
- a CDS encoding trypsin-like peptidase domain-containing protein produces MRTLLILALAAAAVSGRAAPPLAQPDSGPSATVAPAAADAGKDVVHQLNSAFTKVFEIVAPTVVIIEVTKKNDSGENPTLEDLFQAPPQDDNAPRRGPRSPQPIQSEGSGFIVRADGFIFTNYHVLEGADRVDVKLKDGREFQAKVVGTDEKTDVAVIKIEATNLPVAQFADSEAVRVGQFAFAIGAPFKLDYTFTYGVISGKGRSKLIATGGYSISDYLQTDASINPGNSGGPLCDIDGKVVGMNTLINGLNRGLGFAIPSNLANEIGQQLIAGHKILRPWLGIRIESLGDDPSIRDLFKGLDKGVVVRTIEADAPAYKSDLRPFDVITQVDGAAVSTDIQLQREILKKKIGQNVELTVWRKGQTLKIPVTTGELPNDISRASNELPQQTPSKPEDSNKFGLQVQELTKEVATRLKLGVDQGVIVTDVADNSLAAAQDIQREDVITEVDGKKITTVASFREALNKADPRKGVLLYLDRKGSKTFAVLKAGG; encoded by the coding sequence ATGCGTACTCTTCTCATTCTCGCCCTGGCCGCGGCGGCTGTTTCCGGACGCGCCGCTCCGCCGCTGGCTCAACCCGATAGCGGCCCGAGCGCAACCGTCGCCCCGGCGGCAGCCGATGCCGGAAAGGACGTCGTCCACCAGCTCAATAGCGCATTTACGAAGGTGTTCGAAATCGTGGCGCCAACCGTGGTCATTATCGAAGTGACCAAAAAGAACGACAGCGGCGAAAATCCCACTCTGGAGGATCTCTTCCAAGCGCCGCCGCAGGACGACAATGCCCCCCGGCGGGGGCCGCGCTCGCCGCAGCCGATTCAAAGCGAAGGCTCCGGGTTTATCGTGCGCGCCGACGGTTTTATCTTCACCAACTACCATGTCCTCGAGGGCGCCGATCGGGTGGACGTGAAGCTCAAGGACGGTCGCGAATTTCAGGCAAAAGTGGTGGGCACGGATGAAAAGACCGACGTCGCCGTGATCAAGATTGAGGCGACCAACCTGCCGGTGGCGCAATTTGCCGACAGCGAGGCAGTGCGAGTGGGGCAGTTCGCCTTCGCGATCGGGGCGCCGTTCAAGCTCGATTACACGTTCACCTACGGCGTGATCAGCGGGAAGGGCCGGAGCAAATTGATCGCGACCGGCGGCTATTCGATCTCGGATTATTTGCAGACCGACGCGTCGATCAATCCGGGGAACAGCGGCGGACCGCTCTGCGATATCGACGGGAAAGTGGTGGGAATGAATACGCTCATCAACGGGCTTAATCGCGGACTTGGGTTCGCGATCCCGAGTAACCTCGCGAACGAAATCGGCCAACAGCTCATCGCTGGTCATAAAATTCTGCGGCCCTGGCTCGGCATCCGGATCGAATCGCTGGGCGACGACCCGTCGATTCGCGATTTGTTCAAGGGCCTCGACAAGGGAGTGGTCGTGCGCACGATCGAAGCGGACGCCCCGGCCTACAAAAGCGATCTCCGCCCATTCGATGTCATTACCCAGGTGGACGGTGCGGCGGTCAGCACCGACATCCAGCTCCAGCGCGAAATCCTAAAAAAGAAGATCGGCCAGAACGTCGAGCTCACCGTTTGGCGGAAAGGCCAGACGCTCAAGATCCCGGTGACGACGGGCGAGCTGCCTAACGACATCTCCCGCGCCTCAAACGAGCTCCCGCAGCAAACTCCATCGAAGCCGGAAGATTCGAATAAATTCGGGCTCCAGGTTCAGGAGTTGACCAAAGAAGTCGCGACGCGTTTGAAACTCGGAGTGGACCAGGGTGTGATCGTGACCGACGTGGCGGACAACAGCCTGGCGGCAGCCCAGGACATCCAGCGCGAAGATGTGATCACGGAAGTGGACGGCAAGAAAATCACGACGGTGGCGTCGTTCCGCGAAGCCTTGAACAAGGCGGACCCGCGGAAAGGCGTTTTGCTTTACCTGGATCGCAAAGGAAGCAAAACCTTCGCCGTGCTGAAGGCGGGCGGGTAG